The genomic region CTGCCGGAGTGGCCGGAGGCCGAGGGGATCTCGTATTTGGCGCGCACCATCTCGCCGAGGCCGCCGGAGGCGCTCGCCTCGGCGCTCGACGAGCCGCTCGGCGCCGAGGCGCTCAAGGAGGCTTCCGATTGGCTCGTGGAATGCGCAAAGAGCGTTCATTGGAAGGCCTCATTCGCGTGGAACGGCACGGAGCTCATAATGATAAAGCGCGGCGTCGGGAATCCCGCCGGCCCGGCGAACGGCGACATGAAGAAGGGCGTCAACGAGCCGATGTTCGCGGCGCTGCTCGCGGTGGACATGAAAAGCATTCCCTGCCAGATAGCGACCGCGGTCATGGTCGGTGCGAATAAGGCGCCGCTGGCGACGATCGCGGTGGAGAATTTTGGCGTCGTCGGGGGGATAAACGGCGGATACTTCGCCGGAGTGAAGCCGATAGGCGTACTGCGCCGGCAGGGCTACACCGACAGCGCCAAGTTCTGGCCGAACCGTTCGGCCTTCGGCTGGAATGAAAGGGGCGAATACGTCTTCATCGACGGCAGGGTCACGGCGAGCATTTCGAACGACCACAGCTTCGACAAATTCACCGAGGTGCTGCAGGCCGGCCCGTTGCTCGTGAAGGGCGGCGTGCCTGCTCCGAACAGCGAAAAGGTGCATCCGAACGTGCTGAACTTCCGCCATCCGCGCACCTTCGTCGGCTCGAACGGCAGGCGCGTATTCTGGGGCGTCGTCGACGGCCGCGACAGTATGCACAGCGTCGGCATGACGATAGAGGAGCTGCGGAAATTCTGTGCGCAACTCTCGCTGACGGAGGCGCTGAACCTTGACGGAGGCGGCTCAAGCTCGCTCTGGTGGCGCGGCATGACCTTCTCTCTTCCGAGCAACGCGAGCGACAGGGAACGCCCGATACCGTACGCGGTCCTGATGTTCGAGCCGGGGGCCGGAGTAAGGCAGTGAAGGCGCGGGCTCTTAGCGGCTCGCGCGCGGGTTTTTATTTTTATACGAAGACGCCGCGCAGCGTCTTCGTGTGCGGACGCAAAAGGTAAGCTTTATAAAAAGCCGCCGCTTGAAGCGGCGATCAGTTCTGCACCGAGACCTCTTCGCCGCCGGTCAGGCTGTTGCCCCCGAAGGTGACGACTTCCTCGCCCGGCGCAAGCCCCTTCGTTATCTGAACGCGCGCGCCCTCCCTCACGCCGGCGACGACTTCGCGCATTTCGGCCCTGCCTTCCTTCACGACGAAGAGATAGCTGCCGCCGTCGCCGCTGTGAAGCGCCCCCTCCGGCACTGTGACGGCGTTCCTGTATTCTCTTTCTATTATCGCGGCGTCGCCGAACATTCCGGGGCGCAGCCTGCCGCCCGCCTGTCTCTCGTTGTCGAGCGATATCTCGACGCTGCTCGTGCGCGTCTCGGGATCTACATATTGGTCGATTCGCGAGACGCTGCCTTCGAAGGTCTCGCCGGGTAGAGCGTCGAAGCGCAGCTGCACCGGCATGCCCGGTTTGACGGAAAATATTTTCGCTTCCGGCACTTTCAGCGTCGCCTTCAGCCTGCGCAGGTCGGCGATGTCGAGCACCGGCGACGACGGCGATATCATCGCGCCGGCGGTCAGGCTGTAGTCGTCGAGGACTACGCCGTCCATCGGCGCGCGGATTATGTAGTCGTCTTTCGCGGAAGCGACGCGCGCGGATTCGGCCGCATATTGGCGTTCTTTAGCGCGCGCGGCGCTGTACGCCGCAGCAGCGCTCGCGTATTCGGTCTCCATCGCGTCGAGCTGCTGCTGCGTGCTGAAGCCCTCCTTTTCGAGCCTGCGGTAGCGTTCGACGTTCGTCTTAGCGTTCTGCATCTGCGCCCTGGCCTTTTCGCTGTCGGCGCGCGCCGAAGCGGCCTGCGCGGCGGTTGAAAGTATCAGCGCGTCCTGCTGCTCGTGCTCGAGCACGCCGAGCTGCTGCCCCCTGCGCACGCTGTCGCCGGTCTTCACCGAGAGCGAAAGCAATCTGCCCGTGACGCGTGGCAGGAGCTTCACGCGCTTTTCCGCTTCGATCGACATGTTCTGCACGATCTTGTCGGATATCGTTTTATCTGCGGCGATTTTTTCGGTCTTCACTATCACGCCGGCGGGCGCGGATTCCCCCTTTTCTTTCTCGGCGAAAAGCGTCTCGCGCCTGCTGTAGACGCCGATGCCGGCTGTCAGCACGATAACGACGAGGATGGCTGCTGCTGTGTTTTTGCTCGGAAGTTTGACGACGGACATGTTAATCGCTCTCTCCATTCCATTCAGAGATCGTCCCCTCCGTCACCTTGAGCGCGACGGAGGCGATTAGGCAGTTGTAAAGCGCGCGGTTGTATTCGAGCTGCGCGAGCGTGAGCCCGGACTGCGCGTCGAGCAGGTCGAGCTGCGGCGTGACCCCTTCGCGGTAGCCGACTTCGGCGAGACGCAGCGTCTCCTTCGCGAGTTCGAGGGCTTTTTCCTGCGCCCTCATGCTCTTGCGGCTCGTCGTTATGTCGCTCCACGCGCTCTCGACTTCGGATTTTATATCGAGCTCCTTTTGTTCGAGCGCTATTCTGTTCTGCTCCTGCACGGCTTTTGCCGAGATCACGGTGCTGCGCGCGGCGTTTCTGTCGAAAATGGGCACGGCGAGGGATATCTGCGCGCGCCACGTGTCGCCGCTCTCGTCCCTCTGGCGGTAGGGGTTGGACCAGCCGCTTGAGAGTCCCGCTGTGACCTTCGGCAGCATCGCGCTTCTTTCGATCTTTATCTGGTTTTCCTGATAGCGGATCTGCTCCTCAAGGCGTTTCCTGTCGGCGCGGAAGCGCTGCGCGAGCAAAAGCGACGCCGCCTTGTCTCCCGAGACGGCCGGCTCGTAGAGGTCGCCGGAAACTTCGCGCGCCTCCCGCGGCTCTATCCCCATGTAGTTCATCAGAGAGATCAGCGCGTTTTCGTAAAGCCCGCGCGCCGTCGCGAGGTCTGCCGAATTTTCCGCGAGCTGCTGGCCGGCGCGCATCACTTCAAGCTTGTTCGCGAGGCCGAGCTCCGCCATTTTCTTGACCTGCTTCAGATGCAGCTCCGACGTCGCCACCGCGGCCTCTTCGGCCTCTATCTGCTTTTTCTTCAGAGAGACGTTGTAGAATCTCGCGTAAAGCTCACCTGCCGCACCGTTTTCGGCGTCGGCTATGGCCATCTCGGCGATCGTCTTCAGCTGAGGCGCCTGAGCGCGCATCGCGCTGTTTTTGCCGCCGGAGTATATCTCCTGTTCGAGCGAGACCGCCGCGCTCCTGCCGCTGCTTCTCTCCGAGCCGTCCGCTGTTTGAGGCTCGCGCTGCGCGTCGGCCGCGGCGGAAAACGACAGGGACGGCAGCAGCGTGCCGTCGGCCTTTATTTTGAAGGCGTCGGCCTTGGCGAGCTCCTGCCTTAGGCTTTTCAATTCGGCGTTGTTTTCGAGCGTGATCCGCAGCGCCTCGCCGATGCAAAGCGGCGTGCGCTCCGCCTGCGCGGCGGAGCAGAGCGCGAAGGCCGCGAGCGCGGCCGCGAGACATTTTTTCATCTTCATCTGACGCCTCCCCCCTGTCGTTTCAGTCTCCTGTATGCGCTGTAGCGGCGCAGCCTGACGCGCGACCAGTCCATTGCGTCGTCGAGTATCAGATAGACGACCGGGATGACGAAGAGCGTCAGCAGCGTCGACGTGAAGAGCCCTCCTATGACCGCGACGGACATCGGCTGCCTCGTCTCGCCTCCCTCCGAGAGCGCGAGCGCGACGGGCAGCGAGCCCATCATCGTCGAGACCGTCGTCATAAGTATGGCGCGCAGGCGCAGCGGCCCGGCCTTGACGACCGCCGCAACCTTGTCGTCGCCGGCGGCGCGCAGCTGGTTGATGAAGTCTACCAGCAATATCGCGTTGTTGACGACGACCCCGACCAAAAGGATGATGCCCATGAAGCTCATCACCGAAAGGCGCAGCCCCGTCAGCGCGAGCAGGCCGAAGGAGCCGGCCGTCATCAGAGGCAGGGAGAACATCACCGTGAAGGGATGGACGAACGATTCGAACTGTATCGCCATCACCATGTAGACGAGGATTATCGCGAAGACGAGCGCGGTGCTCATGTAGCCGAAGCTCTCCTTCATATGCTCGGAGTCGCCGGCCGGCACCATGCTGTATGTTCCGTCCTGCGGCGCGTACTTTCTGAAGACTTCCTCCATTATTTTTATCCCGTCGCCGGGGGATATCCCCTCCACGTTCGCCCCTATCTGCAGCGAGCGCTGGCGGTTGTATCTCTTTATAACGTTGGGAGCGTTGCCGATGGAGCTTTTCACGATTCCCTCGGCGGGGATCGTCTTGCCGCCCTTAGTCGTGATGAGAGTCTTTAAAACCTTTTCCGGATCGTCGCGCCCCTCCTTCTCGGCGCGTATCGTTATGTCGTAGCGGTAGCCGCCCTCGTTGAAGGAGCCGCTCTTGTCTCCGGCGAACCAGGTCAGCATCTCGTCCGACAGGTCGCGTATGCTTATGTTGAGGTCGTCGGCCAACGCGCGGTTCAGCGCAAGGTTTATGCGCGGCTTTTTCATCTGAAGGTCCGTCGTTATGTCTACGAGCCCGCGCGCATGTTCGGCGAGATCTTTTTTGATCAGCTCCCCGAGATCGGCGAGGGCTTCGCTCGTCGGCCCCTGTATGACGAGCGTGATGTCGGAGCCGCCCCACGTCCCCATCTTTATGTCGGCGTCGCGGAAGCGCACGAGCTTTTCGCGCAGCCTCTTCATGACTACGGCGGCGCGCGGGCGCAGATGCCTGTCTATCAGTTCTATATTCAGCGTGGACTTGTAAATCTCTTCGCCGGCGCCGCTGCCCACTACCCCGTAGGTGTAGGCGACGGCGTCGTCCTGCTGAATCATATCGACCATTTCCTTCGTGACCTGCTCCGTGACTTCGAGCGCGGTGTCGGCCGGCAGCTCGACTTGTACGCGCAGGCGTCCTTGGTCCTCGCTGGGGAAGAACTCGGTGCCGAGCGACGAGGCGAAGGCGATGCCGAGTATAAACAGCCCGAGCGCTGCGCCCATCACGCTCTTTCTGTGACGGACCGCGAAGCCGAGCGCCGCGCGGTAGCGCGACTCAAGCCAGAGGAAGGGATACTCCATCCTGCGCTGAAGCGGCGAAGGCTCTCTGCCGCGGCCGAGGATGCGCGAACAGAGGAAAGGCGTCAGAGTCAGAGAGATCAGCAGAGAGATGGAGATCGTCGTCGCGACGGTGACGCCGAAGGAGTTGAAGAAGCGCCCCATCATGCCGCCCATGAAGGCGACGGGCACGAAAACCGCAAGGGTCGTCGCGGCCCCCGCCAGCACCGCGAAGGCGACCTCTCCCGTGCCGTCCTCGGCGGCGCGGAAGGCGCTCTTTCCGCCCTCCTTGTGGCGCGAGATGTTTTCCATGACGACTGTGGTCGCGTCGACGACCATGCCGACCGCGAGCGACAGCCCCATCATCGACATGTTGTTTATCGTGATGCCCATCCAGTAGAGCACCGACATGCTGCCGAGCAGGCAGACGGGTATCGTGATGACCGCGACGAAGGTCGCGCGAATCGTGCGCAGGAAGAGGAACATGATTATTGAGGTGAGGCATATGGAAGCGACGATGTCCCAGAAGACGCCGTTCATCGAATTGACGATGAATTTCGCGTTGTCCGCCACGACGACGAGATTCGCGCCCGGCGGCGCTATTTTGTTCAGCTCCCCGACCCTTTCCCTGACGAGGCGCGAGAGGAAGACTTCGTTCGCGCCCTTCTGCTTGCGTATCATGACCATTATCGTCGGCCTGCCCTCGTAGAGCGAGCCGCTGCGCTTGTCCTCGAAGCCGTCCTCTATGCGCGCGACGTCGCGCAGCCGTATCACCGCGCCGTTCCTCACCGCGACCGGCAGATATTCGAGCTCCGCGGCCGAGGAGTATTCCCCTTCGATTCTTATGCCGTACTCCCGCGTGCCGGTCTCGACCCTCCCCGCCGGAAGTTCGACGTGTTTGTTGTATATCGCGTTCTTGATGTCCTTAGTCGTCAGCCGGTAATTTTCGAGGTCCTTCGGCCTCAGCCAGACGCGCATCTCGCGGTCGCGGAAGCCGGCCAGCTGGACGCCGCCGACGCCCCTGACCGTCTGCAGGCGCTCGGTGACGATCTTGTCGACGAAGCGCGACAGAGCTTTCATATCGGCGCGCCCGTCGTTTTTGACGGCGATGTTCATTATCGGACGGTCAGAGGGGTCGAATTTGTCGACCTGCGGATCGTCGCAGTCGTCGGGAAGGCTGTTCGTCGCCATGCTGACCTTGCCGCGCACGTCGGCCGCCGCGAAGTCGACGTTTCTGTCGAGCTCGAACTCGACGACTATCACGGAGCGCCCCTCGTAGCTGCTCGAACTCAGATTTTTGATTCCCTCTATCGTATTTATGCGCGCCTCGAGCACGTCGGTAACGTCGTTGTCGATGATCGCGGGGCTCGCGCCCTCCATCGCCGTGCGCACGACGACGATGGGGAATTCGACGTTCGGCATGCGCTCGACGCCGAGATGCCTGTATGAATAAACGCCGAACACCACAGTGGCGATCGTTAGTATAAGGACCGTGACGGGGCGTCGCAGGGACAGCTCGGTAATTTTCATAAAACAACATCACTCCCGGCAAAAGGGCAAAAGGCCACCATAATGAACTATTATACAGCCCTTTTGTGTGAATTTTGTGATGCGCAGGAAAAGATGACGCGGCGCTCCTTTGCTGCCTCCTGAGCCTTTTGCGTGTATAATACTGGAACTGTGTATTATGATTCATCGGAGGTCTTTGTTTGGCTGGCATACGCAGGAGCGGGGTTCTTATGCATATATCGTCGCTGCCGGGGCGTTTCGGCTGCGGAGACTTAGGCGAAGGCGCGCGGGCTTTCGCGCGCTTCCTCAGCGGCGCCGGCTTCTCGCTCTGGCAGACACTGCCTCTCTCTCCGACCGATCCCGCGCTCGGCGATTCACCGTACAGCTCGCCCTCCGCCTTCGCGGGGAATTATCTCTTCGTCAGCCCCGAGCTGCTGCGCGAAGAGGGGCTGATCTCGCGCGAAGAGGAGGAAAGATTCAAGACCGCTTCAGAAAGGCGCGCCGATTTCGGACGAGCCTCTTCCTGCCGGAAGGAGCTGCTGCGGGCGGCGTGGGAAAATTTCCGCGAAGCGCGCGGACGCTTCGCGGAAATGCGAGCCGACTTCGAGCGCTTCCTGTCGGAAGAAGACTTCTGGCTTGCGGATTACGCGCTCTTCCGCGTTCTGAAAGAAGAAAATTGCGGTAGATGCTGGGCGCGGTGGCCGCGCGGTTTCGCCTTCCGCGACGAGGCGGCGCTTGCGGAGTTCGCGCGGCGGCGCGGCGGAGAAATACTTTTCGTAAAGTTCGCGCAGTTCCTCTTTTACAGGCAGCTCTCGGCGCTTTCCGACTGCTGTGCGCGGCTCGGCGTGACCCTCTTCGGCGATATGCCGATATACGTCGCGTGGGACAGCGCCGACGTCTGGGCGAACCGCGAGCTCTTCGATCTGAACGAGGATGGGACGCTTCGCGGCAAGGCGGGCGTACCGCCGGATTATTTCAGCAAGACAGGGCAGCTGTGGGGCAATCCGCTCTATAACTGGGACGCTATGAAGCGCGACGGCTTCCGCTGGTGGCGCGCGCGCATGTCGCATACGCTGAAGCACTGCGGCGCTGTGCGGATAGACCACTTCCGCGGCCTATGCGCGTACTGGGAGGTCCCCGCCGACGGAGAGACCGCGGCGCAGGGCAGCTGGCGTCCGGCGCTCGGGCGCGAAATGCTCTCCGCCTTACGCGCCGACGTCGGCGCGGCGGAGCTGCCGCTCGTAGCCGAGGACCTCGGGGTCATCACCGACGACGTGCGCGCGCTGATGGAAGATTTCGCGCTGCCCGGCATGAAGGTGCTGATGTTCGCCTTCGGCGGCGGCGCGGACAACCCCTATCTGCCGCACAACCTCCCGCGGCGTTCGGTGGTCTACACGGGCACGCACGACAACGACACGGTGCGCGGCTGGTGGAAAGAGGGCGCGTCGGAGGCGGAGAAAAAAAATTTCACCGCCTACACGGGCGCGGAGATAACGGAAGAAAACGCCGCGCGCGCAATGGCGCGCATGGCGCTGTCGTCGACGGCCGACACCGCGGTGATACCGATGCAGGACATACTCGGGCTCGGCTCGGAGTGCCGGATGAACACCCCGTCGCTCAAGAACGGGAGCTGGCGCTGGCGCCTGCTGCCGGGCGAGCTTGACGAGGCGGCCGAGATCGGACGCCTTTACAGGGAAATGAACGCTATCTATGGACGCTGTGAATAGGTTTGACAGACAAATGAATCACCTCCTTGCATCGAGGGCGGTCTACCGCCGGGCGGGGCGCGATTACCGCGAGTTCATCTTCTTCGCCTTCATGGCGCTGTCGCTCTTTCTGAAATTTTATTTCTTAGAGGGCGAGGTATCGGGACGCGTAACGAGGCAGCCTATCTCCGTCGCGGCCTCCGCCGCCTTCTGCGTCCTGGCGGTCACGCTGCTTTCGCTCGCCTGGAGGAGGGCGCGCCTGCCGCTGTCGCTCGCCTGCGACCTTCTTCTTTCGCTGCTCGTGCTGACCGACGTGCTGCATATGCGCTACTACTCCGACCTCTTCTCCTTCCACAACATC from Synergistes jonesii harbors:
- a CDS encoding phosphodiester glycosidase family protein, with amino-acid sequence MKKFFANKAVRKAFVIAASFAAAAGALRAAPVTAVTAEELKSVVFRALGHEVPQKYFSQYDGALTRGDALRLCFEAMGWDFVIKAVDQIGILPEWPEAEGISYLARTISPRPPEALASALDEPLGAEALKEASDWLVECAKSVHWKASFAWNGTELIMIKRGVGNPAGPANGDMKKGVNEPMFAALLAVDMKSIPCQIATAVMVGANKAPLATIAVENFGVVGGINGGYFAGVKPIGVLRRQGYTDSAKFWPNRSAFGWNERGEYVFIDGRVTASISNDHSFDKFTEVLQAGPLLVKGGVPAPNSEKVHPNVLNFRHPRTFVGSNGRRVFWGVVDGRDSMHSVGMTIEELRKFCAQLSLTEALNLDGGGSSSLWWRGMTFSLPSNASDRERPIPYAVLMFEPGAGVRQ
- a CDS encoding efflux RND transporter periplasmic adaptor subunit, whose amino-acid sequence is MERAINMSVVKLPSKNTAAAILVVIVLTAGIGVYSRRETLFAEKEKGESAPAGVIVKTEKIAADKTISDKIVQNMSIEAEKRVKLLPRVTGRLLSLSVKTGDSVRRGQQLGVLEHEQQDALILSTAAQAASARADSEKARAQMQNAKTNVERYRRLEKEGFSTQQQLDAMETEYASAAAAYSAARAKERQYAAESARVASAKDDYIIRAPMDGVVLDDYSLTAGAMISPSSPVLDIADLRRLKATLKVPEAKIFSVKPGMPVQLRFDALPGETFEGSVSRIDQYVDPETRTSSVEISLDNERQAGGRLRPGMFGDAAIIEREYRNAVTVPEGALHSGDGGSYLFVVKEGRAEMREVVAGVREGARVQITKGLAPGEEVVTFGGNSLTGGEEVSVQN
- a CDS encoding TolC family protein, which codes for MKMKKCLAAALAAFALCSAAQAERTPLCIGEALRITLENNAELKSLRQELAKADAFKIKADGTLLPSLSFSAAADAQREPQTADGSERSSGRSAAVSLEQEIYSGGKNSAMRAQAPQLKTIAEMAIADAENGAAGELYARFYNVSLKKKQIEAEEAAVATSELHLKQVKKMAELGLANKLEVMRAGQQLAENSADLATARGLYENALISLMNYMGIEPREAREVSGDLYEPAVSGDKAASLLLAQRFRADRKRLEEQIRYQENQIKIERSAMLPKVTAGLSSGWSNPYRQRDESGDTWRAQISLAVPIFDRNAARSTVISAKAVQEQNRIALEQKELDIKSEVESAWSDITTSRKSMRAQEKALELAKETLRLAEVGYREGVTPQLDLLDAQSGLTLAQLEYNRALYNCLIASVALKVTEGTISEWNGESD
- a CDS encoding efflux RND transporter permease subunit, which produces MKITELSLRRPVTVLILTIATVVFGVYSYRHLGVERMPNVEFPIVVVRTAMEGASPAIIDNDVTDVLEARINTIEGIKNLSSSSYEGRSVIVVEFELDRNVDFAAADVRGKVSMATNSLPDDCDDPQVDKFDPSDRPIMNIAVKNDGRADMKALSRFVDKIVTERLQTVRGVGGVQLAGFRDREMRVWLRPKDLENYRLTTKDIKNAIYNKHVELPAGRVETGTREYGIRIEGEYSSAAELEYLPVAVRNGAVIRLRDVARIEDGFEDKRSGSLYEGRPTIMVMIRKQKGANEVFLSRLVRERVGELNKIAPPGANLVVVADNAKFIVNSMNGVFWDIVASICLTSIIMFLFLRTIRATFVAVITIPVCLLGSMSVLYWMGITINNMSMMGLSLAVGMVVDATTVVMENISRHKEGGKSAFRAAEDGTGEVAFAVLAGAATTLAVFVPVAFMGGMMGRFFNSFGVTVATTISISLLISLTLTPFLCSRILGRGREPSPLQRRMEYPFLWLESRYRAALGFAVRHRKSVMGAALGLFILGIAFASSLGTEFFPSEDQGRLRVQVELPADTALEVTEQVTKEMVDMIQQDDAVAYTYGVVGSGAGEEIYKSTLNIELIDRHLRPRAAVVMKRLREKLVRFRDADIKMGTWGGSDITLVIQGPTSEALADLGELIKKDLAEHARGLVDITTDLQMKKPRINLALNRALADDLNISIRDLSDEMLTWFAGDKSGSFNEGGYRYDITIRAEKEGRDDPEKVLKTLITTKGGKTIPAEGIVKSSIGNAPNVIKRYNRQRSLQIGANVEGISPGDGIKIMEEVFRKYAPQDGTYSMVPAGDSEHMKESFGYMSTALVFAIILVYMVMAIQFESFVHPFTVMFSLPLMTAGSFGLLALTGLRLSVMSFMGIILLVGVVVNNAILLVDFINQLRAAGDDKVAAVVKAGPLRLRAILMTTVSTMMGSLPVALALSEGGETRQPMSVAVIGGLFTSTLLTLFVIPVVYLILDDAMDWSRVRLRRYSAYRRLKRQGGGVR
- the malQ gene encoding 4-alpha-glucanotransferase; amino-acid sequence: MAGIRRSGVLMHISSLPGRFGCGDLGEGARAFARFLSGAGFSLWQTLPLSPTDPALGDSPYSSPSAFAGNYLFVSPELLREEGLISREEEERFKTASERRADFGRASSCRKELLRAAWENFREARGRFAEMRADFERFLSEEDFWLADYALFRVLKEENCGRCWARWPRGFAFRDEAALAEFARRRGGEILFVKFAQFLFYRQLSALSDCCARLGVTLFGDMPIYVAWDSADVWANRELFDLNEDGTLRGKAGVPPDYFSKTGQLWGNPLYNWDAMKRDGFRWWRARMSHTLKHCGAVRIDHFRGLCAYWEVPADGETAAQGSWRPALGREMLSALRADVGAAELPLVAEDLGVITDDVRALMEDFALPGMKVLMFAFGGGADNPYLPHNLPRRSVVYTGTHDNDTVRGWWKEGASEAEKKNFTAYTGAEITEENAARAMARMALSSTADTAVIPMQDILGLGSECRMNTPSLKNGSWRWRLLPGELDEAAEIGRLYREMNAIYGRCE